Within the Mycobacterium gordonae genome, the region TGCTGATGCAGAAACGCTTTATCCCAGAAGAGATCACGATCCAGGACCGCCACGACGGCGCCTCGCGGGAGATCGACCGCAAGACCGTGGTGGCCAACCTGGCCGACGCCTACGAGGGTTCGACCGTCGGACGCCGCAAGCTGATCGGGGCGTCCCTGGGGATCGGATTGGGCGCGTTCGGCCTGGGCACCCTGGTCGCGTTTGCCGGCGGCCTCATCAAGAACCCGTGGAAGCCGGTCGTTCCCACCGCCGAGGGTATGAAGGCGGTGCTGTGGACGTCCGGGTGGACGCCGCGCTTCAAGGGCGAGACGATCTACCTGGCTCGGGCCACCGGGGCCCATGACGGTCCCCCATACACGAAGATGCGGCCCGAGGACATGGATGCCGGCGGCATGGAGACGGTATTCCCCTGGCGGGAATCCGACGGCGACGGCACCACCGTGGAGTCGCACGAGAAACTGGCGGCCATCTCGATGGGCGTCCGCAACCCGGTGATGCTCATCCGCGTCAAGCCCGGTGATGTGGACAAGGTCGTCAAGCGTCAGGGGCAGGAGAGTTTCAACTTCGGCGAGTTCTTCGCCTACACGAAGGTATGCTCACACTTGGGTTGCCCCGCATCGCTTTACGAACAACAGACCTACCGAATTCTGTGCCCGTGTCACCAGTCGCAGTTCGACGCATTGCACTTCGCCAAGCCGATCTTCGGCCCGGCAGCCCGTGCGTTGGCGCAGCTGCCCATCACCATCGACTCCGACGGGTATTTCGTCGCCAACGGTGACTTCATCGAACCCGTGGGACCGGCATTCTGGGAGCGCACAACAACATGAGTCCAAAATTGAGTCCCCCCAAAATCGGCGACGTCCTGGCCCGCCAGGGCAATGACATTGACTCCCGGTACCACCCGTCGGCGGCGGTGCGTCGTCAGCTCAACAAGGTGTTCCCGACGCATTGGTCGTTCTTGTTGGGTGAGATCGCGCTGTACAGCTTCATCGTGTTGCTGATCACCGGCGTGTACCTGACGTTGTTCTTCGACCCGTCGATGGCCGAGGTCACCTACAACGGCGTGTACCAGCCGTTGCGTGGGGTCGAGATGTCACGGGCTTACGAGACGGCGCTGAACATCTCCTTCGAGGTCCGCGGCGGCCTGTTTGTCCGCCAGATTCATCACTGGGCAGCGTTGATGTTCTCTGCGTCGATCATGGTGCACCTGGCGCGCATCTTCTTCACCGGCGCATTCCGCCGGCCCCGTGAGGCGAACTGGGTGATCGGGTCGCTGCTGCTGATCCTGTCCATGTTCGAGGGTTACTTCGGCTACTCATTGCCCGACGACCTGCTCTCGGGTATCGGTCTGCGGGCGGCGCTGTCCTCGATCACGCTGGGCATGCCGATCATCGGCACCTGGCTGCACTGGGCACTGTTCGGCGGCGACTTCCCGGGCACCATCCTGATTCCCCGGCTCTACGCCCTGCACATCCTGCTGCTGCCGGGCATCATCCTGGCCCTCATCGGCGCACACATGGCGTTGGTGTGGTTCCAGAAGCACACCCAGTTCCCCGGCCCGGGCCGCACCGAGCACAACGTGGTCGGCGTGCGGGTGATGCCGACCTTCGCGGTCAAGTCTGGGGCCTTCTTCGCCTGCATCGTCGGTGTGCTGGGTCTAATGGGCGGGCTGCTGCAGATCAACCCGATCTGGAATCTCGGTCCGTACAAGCCGTCCCAGGTGTCGGCGGGCTCGCAGCCGGACTTCTACATGATGTGGACGGAAGGCCTGGCCCGTATCTGGCCGCCCTGGGAGTTCTACTTCTTCCACCACACCATTCCGGCCGTCGTGTGGGTTGCGATCATCATGGGCCTGGTCTTCGGCCTGCTGGTCATCTACCCCTTCCTGGAGAAGCGGTTCACCCGCGACTACGCCCACCACAATCTGCTGGTGCGCCCCCGGGACGCACCGGTGCGGACCGCGATCGGCGCCATGGCGATCACCTTCTACATGGTCCTAACGCTGTGCGCGATGAACGACATCATCGCGTTCAAGTTCCACATCTCGCTGAACGCGACGACGTGGATCGGGCGTATCGGCATGGTTGTGCTGCCCCCGCTGGTCTACTTCATCGCCTACCGGTGGGCCGTTGGCCTGCAGCGCAGTGACCGTGCGGTGCTCGAGCACGGCATCGAGACCGGCATCATTAAGCGGTTGCCGCACGGTGCCTACATCGAACTGCACCAACCGCTCGGCCCGGTCGACGACCACGGACACCCGCTGGCGCTGGAGTACCAGGGCGCGGCGCTGCCCAAGAAGATGAACAAGCTGGGCTCGGCGGGCTCACCGGGCAGCGGCAGCTTCCTGTTCGCAGACCCGACCTCGCAGGACACGGCGCTACGCGAGGCGAGTCACGCCGCCGAACACCGTGCCCTCACCGCGCTGCGGGAGCACCAGGAGGGCTCAAACGGCTCCTCCAACGGTTCCAACGGGCACTCCAACGGCTCGTCCAATGGCGGACACCACTAGGGGGAGCCCAGCGAAGCGCTAGAGCCGCCGTCCCCACTTCCTGGGGGCGGCGGCTTTGCTTTGATTTGTCACGTCCAGTGCCGTGTGCGCAGAAGGCGGCGGAGCGGGCAAAAACCCCACCCTCGCCGCACACTGGAAGCCGTGAGCGCACACCGAGAACCGGGCCCCGCAGGCGCAAGAGCGCTAAAGCTCAGTGCGCGACCTGGCCGCGGCGCAGCTGCCGCACGTAGATGATCTCGATCGCCGGCAGGCCGGCCGTGATCACACCCGCGAAACCGTAACTGACCCACGCGCCCCCGTCGTGTCCGGCGGCCATCAGATAGGTCGCCACCGCGACGGCGATCAGCGACGCCCCGATCGCGCTCGTCAGCGCCAGTGTCCCGCGTAGCCAGATGCGGTCCACCACCGCGCCCGACCATTCGTCAAGTGCTCCATAGGCTTTGACCGGCTCGCGGCGCGCCTGCTCGACGGTAACGCGGGAGCCGGTGCGCGCGATCTGCTTGGCCGGCCGGACCGCCCCACCCTGCAGGGCACGGGAGCGCACCACCGGTTCGGCCTGCGTCATCCGGCGGGCCCGCAGCAACACCGGGATGGCACCCGCGATGATCAACGCGGAAATGACGATGACGGCATACAGCACCCAGGTGGTGTGCGGAGTGCGCGCCATCTTGTGGAAGCCCCGGCCCAGGTCCGCCAGCGCCACGGCGGCCGCGACGCTGACGCCTACCAGAACCAGCCAGATAGCGGCGCAGGCCCCGAGCATGACGCGGTCGATGATGCTCGGGTTGACGACCGGGTCCGGCCCACGTCGGTACGACGAATATCTGCCGACCATCAACAGCTCGTCTGCGGCGAGTCGTTGGTGTTGGACGACAACACCGTCCCGTCACTGGTGATGATCGAGCAGTTGAGTCTGCTGACGCGAAAGAGGCTGGACGCCTCCACCGAACCCACGTCGGACTGCGAGATGGGTGTGACGGTCATCGACCACGGAATGTAGACGTTGTGCTGCGTGCGACGTCGTCCCGAAGCGTCAACGTACGTGACGGAGATGATGTCACCTGGGGCTTTGGTGCCGGTCACGGAGTAGGTGACTTGCCGCGGGCCGGCCGGCGTCGTGGTGGCGGGGGGTGGGGCCGCGGCGGTGCTGCTGCTCGCAGGCGGCGGCGCGGCGGTGGTCGACGGCGGCGGCGGTGGTGGTGGCGGCGGTGGCGTCACGGTTACTGTCTGTGTCTCCGTTGCGGTGGGCGTTTCGGGCGGTGGCGGCGGTGGTGGCGGCTCAGAGGACGGCGGCGGCTCAGAGGACGGCGGCGGCTTGGTCGTGGTGATCTGATCCTGCACCGGAGGTACCGAGGAGGTCGTGGTCGTCGCGGGGTTGGCAAGTTGGCTGGTGCCGGTGCGCGTCACCAGCAACGACACCGCGACCACCAGCGAAATCGCTGCCACAATCGCGGCCACCCCGACGACCCACGGCCAACGCGGGGATCGTTCGCCGTCCGCGTCGTCGTCGTCATAGCTGTCGTAGTCGTACAGTGCCAGGTCGCCGGGCATGTACGGGCTGCTGAACAGTTCGGACTCCGGCGCCGAGTAGGCCCGGGAGTAGGCGTCCGTCTCTGCCGCGGGCTCCACCTCGACGCCGCCGTCCAGCGGCTCCAAGTCGTCGTGGCCGAAGTCAGCGCTGTCGGATTCCGGTTCGGCAGCCTCGTCTGCAGGGTCGGGTTCGTCAGGATCCCGTCCCGGCGGATTCGGCCCGCTCATGTCTGCCTACCCTGTCCAACTGCCCAGCCAGCCCGCGGGGATCCGCGGCTGCATCCGTGCACTCCGTGATAACTCATCGTGCCTCGGAAACCCTACCCAACCGGCCGCCACAGAGGTCCCATGGCAAACTGCCCACCGGTCAACTGGTGACCAGATTGTGACCTTTGCC harbors:
- the qcrA gene encoding cytochrome bc1 complex Rieske iron-sulfur subunit produces the protein MSDESEVAQTAKTGSDTDTSTHAGEKEPDDAALAAMSREELLALGSKIDGVQIVYKEPRWPVEGTKAEKRAARGVAGWLLLGGFFGLALLLVFLFWPWEYKPTGSSGNFLYSLATPLYGFTFGMSILSIAIGAVLMQKRFIPEEITIQDRHDGASREIDRKTVVANLADAYEGSTVGRRKLIGASLGIGLGAFGLGTLVAFAGGLIKNPWKPVVPTAEGMKAVLWTSGWTPRFKGETIYLARATGAHDGPPYTKMRPEDMDAGGMETVFPWRESDGDGTTVESHEKLAAISMGVRNPVMLIRVKPGDVDKVVKRQGQESFNFGEFFAYTKVCSHLGCPASLYEQQTYRILCPCHQSQFDALHFAKPIFGPAARALAQLPITIDSDGYFVANGDFIEPVGPAFWERTTT
- the qcrB gene encoding cytochrome bc1 complex cytochrome b subunit yields the protein MSPKLSPPKIGDVLARQGNDIDSRYHPSAAVRRQLNKVFPTHWSFLLGEIALYSFIVLLITGVYLTLFFDPSMAEVTYNGVYQPLRGVEMSRAYETALNISFEVRGGLFVRQIHHWAALMFSASIMVHLARIFFTGAFRRPREANWVIGSLLLILSMFEGYFGYSLPDDLLSGIGLRAALSSITLGMPIIGTWLHWALFGGDFPGTILIPRLYALHILLLPGIILALIGAHMALVWFQKHTQFPGPGRTEHNVVGVRVMPTFAVKSGAFFACIVGVLGLMGGLLQINPIWNLGPYKPSQVSAGSQPDFYMMWTEGLARIWPPWEFYFFHHTIPAVVWVAIIMGLVFGLLVIYPFLEKRFTRDYAHHNLLVRPRDAPVRTAIGAMAITFYMVLTLCAMNDIIAFKFHISLNATTWIGRIGMVVLPPLVYFIAYRWAVGLQRSDRAVLEHGIETGIIKRLPHGAYIELHQPLGPVDDHGHPLALEYQGAALPKKMNKLGSAGSPGSGSFLFADPTSQDTALREASHAAEHRALTALREHQEGSNGSSNGSNGHSNGSSNGGHH
- a CDS encoding MmpS family transport accessory protein, which codes for MSGPNPPGRDPDEPDPADEAAEPESDSADFGHDDLEPLDGGVEVEPAAETDAYSRAYSAPESELFSSPYMPGDLALYDYDSYDDDDADGERSPRWPWVVGVAAIVAAISLVVAVSLLVTRTGTSQLANPATTTTSSVPPVQDQITTTKPPPSSEPPPSSEPPPPPPPPETPTATETQTVTVTPPPPPPPPPPSTTAAPPPASSSTAAAPPPATTTPAGPRQVTYSVTGTKAPGDIISVTYVDASGRRRTQHNVYIPWSMTVTPISQSDVGSVEASSLFRVSRLNCSIITSDGTVLSSNTNDSPQTSC
- a CDS encoding DUF2561 family protein, with amino-acid sequence MVGRYSSYRRGPDPVVNPSIIDRVMLGACAAIWLVLVGVSVAAAVALADLGRGFHKMARTPHTTWVLYAVIVISALIIAGAIPVLLRARRMTQAEPVVRSRALQGGAVRPAKQIARTGSRVTVEQARREPVKAYGALDEWSGAVVDRIWLRGTLALTSAIGASLIAVAVATYLMAAGHDGGAWVSYGFAGVITAGLPAIEIIYVRQLRRGQVAH